The Arthrobacter oryzae DNA window GATCTGGGTATCGAGTCCAAGCTGGGCCTCGCCGCCCGCATCTCGGCGTTCGAAAAGTACCAGGACAAGCCCGGTTATGAAAGCTTCGGGCCACTGATCGAGACGCTCAACGGCACGGCCACGGCAACCCGCCCGGCAACGGCGAAATGGCAGCAGATCGTGGACACCGTCCTGGTGCCGACCCTGCAGAAGGCAGTTGCCGGCGGGGACAGCGCGTCCCTCTTGGCTGAGGCCAAGACCAAGATCCAGGCCCTCGTCAAGTAAGACTTCGCGGCTGGCACCGCCGGATGCTGCACTGGCAGCAGAAGGGGTGCCGGCCGCGGACCCAACCAGCGGAAGAGTATCCCGTGCGTATCACTGATCGCCGCTTTGCCCTGTATCTGATGGCCCCAGCGGCCTTGTTCCTGGCAGTCTTTGTTGCCTATCCGCTGTTCCGCCTCATCGCGGACAGCTTCTTCAAAATCTCCCCGATCGTCGGCGGTCCCCGCGACTTCGTGGGCCTGGACAACTACGTCCGGGCCTTCGCGTCCGAGGACTTCATCGGCGCCGGATGGCGGACCCTCGCCTACACCGTGGTGGTGGTGACCCTCGAGTTCGCCCTTGGCCTGGGCATGGCGCTGCTGTTCACCACCCTCGGCCGGAAGTCGCAGATCTGGCGGACCGTATTCCTGTACCCGCTCATGATCGCCCCGATTGTCGCCGGCCTGCTGTGGAAGTTCCTGATGATCGACAACTTCGGTCTCATCGGCACCCTCCTTTACCAGGCAGGCATCCTCTCCAACCCGAACCAGATCGGCTGGCTCTCGGACCCGGACATCGTGCTCTTCTCGGTTGCGATCCCTGACATCTGGCTGACCACCTCCTTCATGTGCCTGGTCCTGTTCGCAGGCCTCCAGAACATTCCAGGGGACCTAATCGAAGCTGCCCGCCTTGACGGGGCACGCGCTCCGGCAATGCTCTTCCGGATCATCCTGCCCCTGCTCCGGCCGGTCATCGCCGTCGCCCTGGTGGTCCGTGGCATCGACGCCGCCAGGGCCTTCGACACCATCCTCATCCAGACCAACGGCGGACCCCAGTCCGCCTCGGAAACCATGAGCCTGCTGATCTACCGGACCATGATCCGCTTCGGCGATCCCGGGCTGGCCAGCGCAATGGGAACCATATATCTGCTCGCCATGCTCGCTATCGCGCTCTTCGCGGTGGCCACCATTTGGCGGCCAGGAAAGGACAGCTGATGCACGTCGCAGAAAGAGTCAAGCACGACGGCGGGAAGCCGGCCGCAGTGCCTGCCAAGCCGTCTGCTGAGGCTTCCGCGCCCGGCGGCGGGCGCCGCCGTCGGGCCGTGAACCGCGAGGGGCTGGAAGCGGGCCGCCGCAGCACCCGGATCATTCTCTGGATCCTGCTGGCCGTAGCCATGGTGCTCTACGGATTCCCGTTCCTGTACCTGCTGTTCACATCCTTCAAGCCCCCGATCGACACCATCGCGGTACCGCCCACCATTCTCCCCAGGGAATGGACGCTGGAGAACTACGTGAACGCCCTGGGCCGCAGTGGAGTGCCGGCCTCGTTCATCAACAGCGCACAGACCGCCATCATCAGCACCGTGCTGTCCCTGGTGCTGGCGGTTCCCGCGGCGTACGGTATCACCCGCTACAAAACACCGAGCGGCCGGGCGTTCATTATGGCCGCACTGGTCACCCGCATGGTGCCGCCGGTAGCCATCGGCATTCCGTTGGCATCGATGATGTCCTCCGTGGGACTTGCGGATACTCCGATTGCCCTCTCCATCGCCCACACCACCATCTCGCTGCCGCTGTCCATCTGGCTGATGGCCAGCTTCTTCGAAGCCGTGCCCAAGGACCTGGAGGAGGCGGCCACCGTGGATGGCTGCAGCAGGCTCGGCGCCCTGTGGCGGGTGGTCATCCCGGTGGTCTCCGGCGGCATCGCCGTCACCGCGATCTTCGCCTTCCTGGCCTCCTGGAACGAGTTCCTCTTCGCCCTCCTGATGACGGCGATCCGCTCCCAGACCACGCCCGTGGTCATTGCGAATTTCCAGACCCAGTTCGGCCTCGACTGGGGATCCATGACGGCGCTGGCCGCCGTCTACTCGATCCCGGTCATCCTCCTCACCCTCCTCTTGCAGCGCAAGATCGTCGCAGGCATGACGCTCGGCGCCGTCAAGGGCTGAGAAACCACAACACAAAGGGAAAAACCTGTGCCAAGCAACAACTGCTACGACGTGACGACGTGGCCCGTCGGCGATCCGTCCGAGGACGTCGGTGAAGTAATCAACAGCATCATTGCCGATATCAAAGACCGGCAGACGCTCGCCGATGTGAACAACGGAGGAAAGCCGGGCGCGGTGATCTACATCCCGCCCGGGGACTACCGCCTTCGCACGCAGGTAGTGATCGACGTCAGCTTCCTCAGGATCCATGGCTCGGGACACGGCTTTACGTCGTCGAGCATCCGGTTCAACGTTCCCGAAGACGAATGGCCCGACCTGCATGAGCTGTGGCCCGGAGGAAGCCGCATTCTCGTCGACATTCCGGTCGACGGAGACGTGGAGGAATCCCAGGGAGCCGCCTTCTATGTTGAGCGAAGCGGGAGCCCGCGGATCAGCTCGATTGAGTTCTCCAACTTCTGCATCGACGGGGTGCACTTCAACGAGGATGGCTCGGGAATGCCTCCGGAAAACACCTACGTCAACGGCAAGACCGGTATCTATGTCGCGAACGCCAATGACTCATTCCGAGTCACCGGCATGGGGTTCGTCTACCTTGAGAACGCCCTCACCATCTACAACGCGGACGCGCTATCCGTTCACGACAACTTCATCGCCGAATGCGGAAGCTGCATCGAGTTGCGCGGGTGGGGACAGGCATCAAAGATCACCGACAACCTGGTGGGAGCAGGGTTCAAGGGTCACTCGATCTACGCCGAGAACCATGGCGGGCTCCTGATCACCGCGAACAACGTCTTCCCCCGTGGTGCGAGCAGCGTCCATCTCGTCGGGGTCACGCGTTCAAGCGTCACCAACAACCGTCTGCATTCGTTCTACCCGGGGATGGTGGTTCTCGCAGCGAACAGTTCGGAGAACCTCGTGGCCACGAATCACTTCCTGCGCGACCATGAGCCCTGGACGCCTTTCCTGGGAGTCGACAACGGACTGGACGACCTCCACGGACTTCTCTGTGTCAGCGGCAACAACAACTCTGTGATCGGCAACCACTTCTCCGAGGTCATCGACTCGAAGAGCATCCGGCCGCCCGGGGCGACGCCTGTCATCATCCGGCTGATGGCGGGGATCGGCAACTTCGTCTCTACCAACCACATGGTGGCGATGGACGTTCACTCCACGTCAAGTGACTCCTGCTTCTCGGCCCAGGTGGACGCTCTGTTGACGACGGGGGCTGCGGACGGCCTCGCCGTGACGGCCGTCCGGGTCGATGCCGACTCAGCCCGGAATACGATCCTTGATTCCGGAAGTGACGCCCAAGTTATCGCAGACAGGACTGTTAACGCCTTAAGGGCCACACCCACCGTCAGTTTCCAGGCGGCACCTGCATGAAGCAAAGACGAGTGACGATCAACCGAACGTAGGATCAATACCAACACCATGAGGACGTGGGAGACAAAATGACCAATAGATCAGTCGGTATCAAGGATGTAGCGGCCGCGGCCGGGGTCTCTGTCACCACCGTCTCGCACGTCCTCAACGACGTCGCCTACGCCCGTGTGGGCGCACGTACGAGGGAACGGGTCCACGAGGCGGCCCAACGCCTGGGTTACGGGCCCAACCGGCTCGCCCAGGCGCTGCGCACCCAACGCTCAGGGATGATCGGGTTCATCAGCGAAGAAATCGCCACCACCCCGCACGCAGGCAGGATCATCCTCGGGGCCGAGGAAACTGCGCGGGCCCGCGGGTACCGGATCATGATCATCAACTCCACCAGCACCAGCTCCCAGGATTCCAAGGAAAGCCAGGTGGCGGATCTGCTGGACCGGCAGGTGGACGGCATCCTGTACGCCACGATGTACCACCGGAAGCTGGCTGTCCCCAAGAACCTTGCCGGACTGCCGGCTGTCCTGGTGGACTCCGAAGACACCACCCACATTGTTTCCTCCGTCATCCCGGACGAGGTGGGCGGCGCAAGGTCGGCCGTACAAACCCTGATCGACGCCGGGCACACCCGGATCGGCATGCTCAACAACACCGACGACGTGCCGGCAACCCACTCGCGGCTCAGGGCCTTCAAGGACACGCTGGCAGATGCCGGGCTGCCGTTCCACGAGGAACTGGTCCAGTCCGAGCATTCGGAGGTGCCGGGCGGCTACCAGGCGGCACTGCGCCTGCTCAAACCTCGAAGCCGGCCCACGGCCGTGTTCTGCTACAACGACCGCATGGCCATGGGCGCGTACCGGGCCGCTGAAGAACTTGGACTTAAGATTCCGGACGACATTTCCGTCGTCGGTTTCGACAACCAACAACTCATCGCCGAAAACCTTTACCCCGCACTGACAACCGTCGCCCTGCCCCACTACGAAATGGGCGCATGGGCAACCGAAAACCTGATCGACGCCATCGAGGGAAAAACTGACCTGCAGTTGTTCTCCGCCCACCCGACCGTTCTTCCCTGTCCCATGGTTCTTCGCGATTCCGTCTCCTCCCCAAAAGTTGAGGACGCTACGAGCAGAACAGCACCGGACCCAGCCACGCGCGCCAACAACTGACCCCGAGCGCGTCCAGTAGAGGACGCGCCCAACCTTCCAAGGACCTCGAATGCACAGCACCCCAGTTCCCCCATGCCCTGAAACGGACGTCGTCGTCGTCGGCGAGGCCATAGTCGACATCATTGACACCGCGGCAGGGCCCGTCGAGTTTCCAGGCGGATCAGGGATGAACGTTGCGTTCGGACTCGGCCGGCTAGGTGTCAGCACCGCATTTCTCACCGCGCTGGGCAGCGATGAACGCAGCAGGAGCATCCAACGACACCTGGACGCCGCGGGAGTGCACCTGCTTCCGGGAGCCGAACACCTCAACCGCACGTCCACCGCCAGGGCGCTTCTGGACAGCAGCGGGTCCGCAGAGTACGACTTCGACTTCGAATGGAACCTCCCCCACATCAGCCCCGCTTTCCTCCCGAAGGTGCTGCACACGGGGTCACTGGCCTCCTTCATGGAGCCGGGAGCAACCCAGGTCCGGTCCCTGCTGGAACAGTTCTCCCGCCGCTGCCTGATCACCTACGATCCCAACATCCGCCCGACACTGCTCCCCGGCCACACTGAAGCACTCAGGATCTTCGAGCACACAGCTGCCCTGGCTACCGTCGTGAAGCTCAGTGCGGAAGATGCCCAGTGGCTCTACCCGCGCACGTCTCCTCACGACGTCGCGGGGCGGCTGCTTGATCTCGGGACAGAACTGGCCATCATCACCGATGGTGCATCCGGGTCCTATCTGCGCTCGAATGCCGCCGGGATCGAAGTGCCGGCACCAGCAGTGGTCGTCAAAGATACAGTCGGCGCTGGCGACTCCTACATGTCCGCACTTATCGCCGGCCTCATCGAGGACCCCGAGGACGGTTTCGGCTACGGCAAACTCACGCGCGTCGGAGCAGCAGCCTCGCTGGCCGCCGCGATAACGGTGGGACGGCACGGAGCGAACCCGCCAACACGGGCAGAACTGGTCCGATCGCTGGAACTGGCCCAGACTTCCCGAAAGAACTCCGATGACTGAAACGACAACGCACCCGGCCGGTCCCGCCGAAGAAGCCGCCCCCACCATCCGGCCGGTACTTCACTACACAGCCAAGGACACGTGGCTGAACGACCCCAACGGACTCGTACGGCACCAGGGCATCTACCACCTCTTCTACCAGAACAACCCCTTCGACAACGTCTGGGGCAACATGTCCTGGGGACACGCCACCTCAACCGACCTTCTGCACTGGACCGAACACCCGGTTGCCATCGCTTGCGACGAGGAAGAAGACATCTTCTCCGGCAGCATCGTGGTGGACCACGGCAATACATCGGGATTCGGTACAGTGGACGATCCGGCCTTGGTGGCCGTCTACACGAGCGCCTTCAAGGACGTCTCGGTGCACCAAGGGACACAAGCCCAGTCCCTCGCGTTCTCCACGGACGCCGGCATGACCTGGAACAAATACGCAGGCAACCCGGTGCTCGGCCGCGGCTCGGCCCATTTCCGGGACCCCAAGGTGTTCCGCTACGGGGGGCCGGGCGGTTCCTGCTGGGTGATGGTGGCGGTGGAGGCCCAGCACCAGCAGGTGGTGCTGTACCGTTCGGCCAACCTCAAGGACTGGGAGTACCTGAGCACGTTCGGCCCTGCAAACGCGATAGGCGGCGAATGGGAATGCCCCGACCTGTTCCCGCTTCCGGTCGACGGAGACCCGGACAACGTCAAGTGGGTCCTCGTAGTTAATCTCAATCCGGGTGCCGTGGCCGGCGGCTCGGGAGGGCAGTACTTCGTCGGCGACTTCGATGGGGTGCAGTTCACTGCCGACCCTGATTCACTCGTACCTGCAGATGCCGGCGGGACCACGGATCTCAACCGCTGTCTGTGGCTCGACTGGGGACGTGACTACTATGCCGCAGTCTCCTTCAGCAATGCCCCGGAGAACCGCCGCATCATGATCGGCTGGATGAACAACTGGGACTATGCCAACTCCTTGCCGACGTCTCCATGGCGCTCCGCGATGTCGCTTGCCCGCGAGGTGGAGCTCGCAACGGTGGACGGTTTGCCTCGGCTGGTGCAACGCCCGGTGCTGCCGTTGGACCGCGGCGAGCCGGCCATCCAAAATATGGAACTTTGCGACACCGTGGTGCAACTGCCCGACGCGATGCCCGGATCAGCCCAGCTGATCGAGGCCGAGATCCTGCCCGGCACGGCCCGGACCGTTGCATTCAGGCTTCTCGGCGCATCGGACGGGAGCGCCGCAACGATTCTCAGCTTCGATGCCGTGACGAGCCGGCTCACCCTCGACCGCCGCAACTCGGGAGACACCGCCTTCCACGAAAAGTTCGCGTCGACGGAGTCGGCACCAGTGAAGCTCGACGGCGGCGTGCTGAGGCTGCGCGTCATCGTTGACCAGTGCTCGGTGGAGGTTTTCGCCCAAGGCGGCGGGGTTGTCCTGAGCGATCTGGTGTTCCCCCTGCCCGGGAACCTGGGCGCCGACGTGTGTGTTCAGGGCGGCACGGCGATCGTGCGGAAACTGGTCGTCTCGGCCTTGTCCTAAACACCACGACTCCGGACAGCCCTGCCGGCAGGTGAAGGTACCTGTTCAACAGCCCGCGGCGGGAGCAGAATGAAGCAACCTAAACTTTGGTGGTGATGCCGGTGGCGCTGGCAATCGTGGTTGTGTGCACGCTGTTCCTGCTGGTTGCCGTCATCCTGGCCATCATCTGGGGCGGGCGCCACTTCCGGAAGCCCGGCGCCCCCGATGAACAGGCTTCCCCGTTGCGGCTCTACCTCTGGTGGGCCAATGTGGCAACGGCTTCGGCCCTCGCCTCCGGCGTTTTGGTGGGATGGGCCGGCGGCAGGCTGGTGATGCGGGTGCTCGCCGTCACCTCGCCGGCATCAGCCCAGGGCCGCCTTACCGAAGCGCAGGCGAACGTCGGATTCCCCACGATCGACGGCAGCATTGCCCTGCTGTTCTTCGGGGGACTGCCGGCAGGCTTCGCCGCGGCCTTCATCTACCTGTTCATCCGCCGCTGGCTCCCTGCCGGCCGTTGGGCGGGCCCCGCGCTGGGGGTGTTGCTCCTCCTGGTCTTCGGCGCCTCTGTTGACCCGCTTCGGGCT harbors:
- a CDS encoding carbohydrate ABC transporter permease, translated to MRITDRRFALYLMAPAALFLAVFVAYPLFRLIADSFFKISPIVGGPRDFVGLDNYVRAFASEDFIGAGWRTLAYTVVVVTLEFALGLGMALLFTTLGRKSQIWRTVFLYPLMIAPIVAGLLWKFLMIDNFGLIGTLLYQAGILSNPNQIGWLSDPDIVLFSVAIPDIWLTTSFMCLVLFAGLQNIPGDLIEAARLDGARAPAMLFRIILPLLRPVIAVALVVRGIDAARAFDTILIQTNGGPQSASETMSLLIYRTMIRFGDPGLASAMGTIYLLAMLAIALFAVATIWRPGKDS
- a CDS encoding carbohydrate ABC transporter permease; amino-acid sequence: MHVAERVKHDGGKPAAVPAKPSAEASAPGGGRRRRAVNREGLEAGRRSTRIILWILLAVAMVLYGFPFLYLLFTSFKPPIDTIAVPPTILPREWTLENYVNALGRSGVPASFINSAQTAIISTVLSLVLAVPAAYGITRYKTPSGRAFIMAALVTRMVPPVAIGIPLASMMSSVGLADTPIALSIAHTTISLPLSIWLMASFFEAVPKDLEEAATVDGCSRLGALWRVVIPVVSGGIAVTAIFAFLASWNEFLFALLMTAIRSQTTPVVIANFQTQFGLDWGSMTALAAVYSIPVILLTLLLQRKIVAGMTLGAVKG
- a CDS encoding NosD domain-containing protein: MPSNNCYDVTTWPVGDPSEDVGEVINSIIADIKDRQTLADVNNGGKPGAVIYIPPGDYRLRTQVVIDVSFLRIHGSGHGFTSSSIRFNVPEDEWPDLHELWPGGSRILVDIPVDGDVEESQGAAFYVERSGSPRISSIEFSNFCIDGVHFNEDGSGMPPENTYVNGKTGIYVANANDSFRVTGMGFVYLENALTIYNADALSVHDNFIAECGSCIELRGWGQASKITDNLVGAGFKGHSIYAENHGGLLITANNVFPRGASSVHLVGVTRSSVTNNRLHSFYPGMVVLAANSSENLVATNHFLRDHEPWTPFLGVDNGLDDLHGLLCVSGNNNSVIGNHFSEVIDSKSIRPPGATPVIIRLMAGIGNFVSTNHMVAMDVHSTSSDSCFSAQVDALLTTGAADGLAVTAVRVDADSARNTILDSGSDAQVIADRTVNALRATPTVSFQAAPA
- a CDS encoding LacI family DNA-binding transcriptional regulator; the encoded protein is MTNRSVGIKDVAAAAGVSVTTVSHVLNDVAYARVGARTRERVHEAAQRLGYGPNRLAQALRTQRSGMIGFISEEIATTPHAGRIILGAEETARARGYRIMIINSTSTSSQDSKESQVADLLDRQVDGILYATMYHRKLAVPKNLAGLPAVLVDSEDTTHIVSSVIPDEVGGARSAVQTLIDAGHTRIGMLNNTDDVPATHSRLRAFKDTLADAGLPFHEELVQSEHSEVPGGYQAALRLLKPRSRPTAVFCYNDRMAMGAYRAAEELGLKIPDDISVVGFDNQQLIAENLYPALTTVALPHYEMGAWATENLIDAIEGKTDLQLFSAHPTVLPCPMVLRDSVSSPKVEDATSRTAPDPATRANN
- a CDS encoding carbohydrate kinase family protein, with amino-acid sequence MHSTPVPPCPETDVVVVGEAIVDIIDTAAGPVEFPGGSGMNVAFGLGRLGVSTAFLTALGSDERSRSIQRHLDAAGVHLLPGAEHLNRTSTARALLDSSGSAEYDFDFEWNLPHISPAFLPKVLHTGSLASFMEPGATQVRSLLEQFSRRCLITYDPNIRPTLLPGHTEALRIFEHTAALATVVKLSAEDAQWLYPRTSPHDVAGRLLDLGTELAIITDGASGSYLRSNAAGIEVPAPAVVVKDTVGAGDSYMSALIAGLIEDPEDGFGYGKLTRVGAAASLAAAITVGRHGANPPTRAELVRSLELAQTSRKNSDD
- a CDS encoding glycoside hydrolase family 32 protein translates to MTETTTHPAGPAEEAAPTIRPVLHYTAKDTWLNDPNGLVRHQGIYHLFYQNNPFDNVWGNMSWGHATSTDLLHWTEHPVAIACDEEEDIFSGSIVVDHGNTSGFGTVDDPALVAVYTSAFKDVSVHQGTQAQSLAFSTDAGMTWNKYAGNPVLGRGSAHFRDPKVFRYGGPGGSCWVMVAVEAQHQQVVLYRSANLKDWEYLSTFGPANAIGGEWECPDLFPLPVDGDPDNVKWVLVVNLNPGAVAGGSGGQYFVGDFDGVQFTADPDSLVPADAGGTTDLNRCLWLDWGRDYYAAVSFSNAPENRRIMIGWMNNWDYANSLPTSPWRSAMSLAREVELATVDGLPRLVQRPVLPLDRGEPAIQNMELCDTVVQLPDAMPGSAQLIEAEILPGTARTVAFRLLGASDGSAATILSFDAVTSRLTLDRRNSGDTAFHEKFASTESAPVKLDGGVLRLRVIVDQCSVEVFAQGGGVVLSDLVFPLPGNLGADVCVQGGTAIVRKLVVSALS